Part of the Zingiber officinale cultivar Zhangliang chromosome 8A, Zo_v1.1, whole genome shotgun sequence genome, ttctttaaaataaggaaaaaaaaacttgGCTATCAGATATTCAGCATTAAGTCATGAGATGTTTCATACTAACGCTGGTGAATTTAGTCATTCAACAAAATAAACTTAAATGGATCTAGAAAGCCCTTTTCCAATAATAAATTTGATATTCaacaataaaatatttattttaataataaatagaatcttctttttaatttaatccatttaaaagtaaaagacAGACCAtccatattaattttttataatatttttaaattttaaagataaattatttattttattaaatttagataaatcAATTAaccataaattattattattattattattattattattattattattattattttattatttttaattttttattattttttatttcctatagaatatttatttttcattatccaatttatttcttttatttcctctttTCTAAAttgaatgatattttaatatttaaaaaattaattttattttctaaatttagaaaaGAATTATTGATGGAATCTAAATTTGGGAAATGAATAGAATAattgatataaaaaaattaaataaaatataaaatttaagataaattttacaTTTAAAAAAGTTGATTTGGATGCTAAGGCAACTAAGATGGATGGaacttagggggtgtttggttctttcctatgaataggaatcggaatgggaatcattataTTGTGGAATGGAAATggatatgagcatggatatcattcttaaaagcaatgtttggttagttgtatattttctatcgaaataaatcaaaatttccttttttacccttaaagaaaaataagagaaaaaaattagttgttagagaaagataaatgtgagagaaaaatatgatgagagataaagtatgatgagagagaaagtgtgatgagaaagaatgaagagagagaaggtgtgataagagaaaatgaaaaaaaaaagtgtgataggagagagcatgatgagagaagatgagagagaaaatacgatgtaagagaaagtatgatgggagaggatgaagagaaagAAAATGTAATGATAAAAAATGAGGAGAAAGAGTattatgagagagattgaggggaGAAAAAGAATGGTGAAAGAAAAAGTAAGATGAGAGAGacagtgtgatgagaaaaaaagagaacaatgagtgtaatgggagagattgaggagagagaaagtataatgagggagaaagtatgatgagagagaaagtgtgttgaggaaaaaaaatgagagagtgtgacaagagagattgaagagagaggaaatgtgatgagagtgaaagtgtgatgagaaacaaagagaaaagagagtgtgatggaagagattgaggaaagaaaaagtgtgatgagagataaaatgtaattagaaaaaaaaaaaggaagagagtatgatggaagagattgaggagagaaaaaatatgatgagagagaaagtataatgagaaaaatagaggaaagagagtgtgataggagagattaaggagagaaatgtgtgataaaatgatgagagagaaaatatgatgagagaacaCAAGGAGagaaaagtgatatgaaagaaaaaataaataaatatattttgatatttgatattaagggagaaaattttagttttaggtcaaaggtatttttggaataagggaatattttgattgatgaaaataaggtaatgactcattgaaggggagttacatgggaatgagttattattcaATTTCaaagattcattcccttatttgtatttctatttctataattcaaacattaataatgacaatcaatgattctcattctcattcctcaCTTTTATTTCTCTAAATCATCGTCccctaaattattttataaaatgacAGAGAATAATTTATGAAATAAGTGCTCTACATTTTCCAGTGTGGAGGGCTTAATTGAtaattatgatattattttgttttcattttattTAGGATGAATAAAAATTTactgaaattaaattaatcaaattgaaCCGATCGTATTTAGAAATTCGATtcagttaattaagtttttgattttttttttaaaattcagttcaattttttattaattcggttcaattttaattttaaattttataattcagttaaattgaatagaaatattaatttaattattttttatttaaaaatataactaattaaataaaatcttattttttaagtaaaattaataataagattttaaaattttaattaattcggtTAAAAATCGAATTTTGATTGTTCTGTTGGTATAATtttcatagattttttttttcgaccggttaaaaaaatttaatttattcaatttttatgtcCAGTGTTACTGAATACTGGACTTTTTGATTATTAGCCAATCAGTTCACGCGAATCTTAAAGCATGGTTCGGGTAGATACGCACGGGTGACGGGTATTGTCATTTGTCAATCGTGGCCGTTTAGGGCTTCAGCCTTTTTAATACCGGCAAGGAAAATTTGCCGTCGCTTCCCTCGGCTGCTCCGTCGTCTCTAAAGTTACAGCTCCTGATCCCTCAGCCCCCAACCGGAGGTgcctctttctcagctcttctgTCCTAGTTTCtgatttattcatttattttttttctacttcGAAACCCTGGATCGATTTGCTTTCTTATCATGTCGAACAAAACTTGATGCATTGTTGATTattattattcatttttttttcagtttttattttcttttaaaaaaatttgcttTATTTACGAAACGTTTGCTGCTACGGGCACCTCGATTTCTCCTTGGATCTTAAGATCCGAGTCAGGTTAGGAGGAGTTGGTTACGCATTCCCACTGGAGATCTAGGTAACCTAGATTGGTGTGATTTAGCAGATCCTGCTATTCCACGACGATAATGATATGCGTGTGGTGTGGATGTCAATTCTATGATCAACCTGTGTAAATTGACTTATTTCGTTCCTCTTTTGAATTGATGATAATGTGCAGAGATAAGGTCCTTAGCGGTCTAGGAAGGCGATTATTATGGAGAAGAACCtataaaaaaacatatttttacTCATGCTTGGTGATCTTATTAATCATTATAGCTAGAATATTCGTGATGTGTGGGCTTCATGGTAAGGTCTGAGCCTGTGTGCCTCAATGATTCTGAAGAAAAAAATGGTTTTGAATGAACCAAGCCGTGATCCCATCCCAAGGTGGCAGATTGAGAGGATGGATCCACAAGGCTCTGGACCTGCAAAGCCAACACCGGGGAACAAGGGCATTTAGACTCTCAAATATGGCAGAGTTGGTAAAACTCAGAAGAAAAGGGATATGCGAGTTCAGCAGCTGTCATCCTTGGCATTGGACTTACCAAGATATTCATAAGATGCAGAAGCATTGCTTCCTTAGCCTTAAATATGAGGTGAATGGTAAAATTTATCTTGTGGATAATCGCTGTTTGTACGTCCATCAACACACGGGAGGACGCTAAGGCTGTTGGGTCTTGTGTTGAAGTTATCGTCGGGAACTTCAGTGGAGTTCCAAGATTGGCCAAGGAGTTAGGATTTCACCGATATTACCTTTCATCAGCTGAAAAGGGACATGATTGAGGTCCCTTAGTTGCATTCGTAAACATAGTTTAGGTCCCTTAGTTGATgtcaagaaatagcaaataagTGTGcactttttttttattgtttatgaTTGTGTTTCTGAGAGAATGTGTTGTCATATACAAGTAGTAATTGCAAACTTCACATAGTCCTGCCACCTGATCTATGCTTTGAAATTCTTTGTACCAAGAAATAGATCGTGTGCATCTACATAAAGGATAACTGTATTGGATCATTTACTTTGATATTTAAACCTAGTGTAGACATCAAGAACTAGCAAATGTCCTGAATATAAGTgtgcattcatttttttttaattaaggagTGTCTCCAAGATTTGAGAACAGGATGGAAGAAATTGCCAGAATGCAAACTAGAAAGTGTTATATCACTCTGCAGAAGGTGGGATCTCTACTGCTTCATAGTACCAATATTTTATGATCTATCTAATGGTGAATGTGGTAATTGCTGATAAAAATATGCGGGAAATGATGAAAAAGTCAAGTAATCAGAGTAGATTTATGAAACAAAATAGATTGACTCGCTTGAAATAAATTACCCAGACTAATGAGGTGTCCTTCGTATATTATACCTACCATTCCGAGCTTAGAGTGGTTTGGATTCCTTATCTAATATTCTCTACACCAACATTTGTACAACTAAACAGGAATTATAAGTATTCAGAGTTGGCACTACTAAAGCATGGTAATCTTGATCCTATGCAATAGGAATGTGATATGCTTATTCTACAAAATAAATGGCTGGAAGCTTTACTATAATCGTATTCTAGAAAAGAACCAAGTAGCACTCTCGCCACTATAATCTTTCTATTTCAATaaactttcaattttattttCAGTTTTTCTGCTTGTTTACCGtgtcaacttttttttttcaagattttttggaACAGCAGTTTAAAATATTAAACAATGACTGTTTTGCTAGAAATTGATGTTGCATTTCCCCAAAATCAGTCTTGGTCAGGTCGTGATCATAAGATTGCTTAAAATAGGACCTGAGATTGGTGGATTGGAGTGGAGAACAACCTTATGACTTGTGGCTTGGAACTCATTATTTCATGAGATCCTGATCTCAATAGAACAACTGTTCCACAGGGTTCGCCTTGTACCGTCTAGATGCCCCAAAGAATATTTAGACTTACCCTTCAATCATGATAATTCCCTGTTCCCTAAATTTTTTAATGTGCGTTACTTATTCTTATGATTGTAATGTGGTGTGTTGTTGCCTGTTTTAATTGGTATGGGTCAGAAAGACCATAATACTAAATCAAATTCTGTGTGCCTTTTGAGAGTTGCAGTAATTCTTATGGTCCCATGGTTACCTTGACAGATTGCTACAAGCTAACATGTAATATTGTCCCTCCAACCTGGATAATTTCCTTTATCTTTCTTGCAGATGATTGACGATCAAGACTTGGGATTCTTTGCCAATTTTCTTGGCATCTTTATATTTGTTTTGGTAATCGCTTATCACTATGTAGTGGCAGACCCAAAGTATGAAGGAAACTAGTGATTTGAGGTAAAGGTCCAATTTCCTTGCCATTGCTGCTGTCGTTGTTTTTGTAATCATTTATCAATATGTAATGGCATACCAAAACGTGAAGGAAACTAGTGCTAGAGGTAATGGTGTTTTAAGACTTACTAGTATTTCTATGGTACTTGTACTTAAATGACAGTCTTCACAAGAATGATTTATATTTTGCTATGGTTATAACTTATAAATGTCTTTTTGAGACAACCTTGCAAGAATTTGTCATCTGCTTCATAATGAGAAACAACAAGCTTTTTGTCAACTTTTGATCATTACTCGATGAATACTTATCTTGTCAGCATCAACAGCAATAATTTTtcatttacatgtttagcattatGTAAAGCACATGAAGTATCTATGATGCATAGAAACATATCAAGAAACCTTTGGTGACACCTTTACCCGCCACTGCACATTACCTCCTAATTGTGCATGCTTGTCGTTTCCCTGCTGCTTCATGATCCTGCAAGTAAAGTTGGTCTTGTTGGACCTGTTTCATCATTGCCGCATGCACAACACCTTGATGCAAGTTATCCACACTTTTGTGCTATGATTTGCCAAAGTCTCATTCAAATGaagagtttatatatatatatatataaacccgTTTAGTCCAAACAATGTTTTGTATGTCCTGACATGCGTTTGATATCTATCTAGGCACTAGTGCTATGGTTCTCTCCTTTCAAGTTGGGTTGGTACGggtaaattaattaatgatttagtTTGATTTTCAAACCACTCTTCTTGATATAGTTATTATCGTGCATTTTTAAACTAGGAGTTTGATAGGGTGTCTGACTCACTTCCGCACCTCATTTCCATGATTGAGATAAATTGGGATGTACGGAAATGATCCAGGTGCCCCGAGTGAGTCGGGGCACCCTATCAACTCTTTATTAAACTATATCTTAGCATTTTCTTTAGGTCACACTTTTCTTCGATGCTCATTGATTCTTGAATTAATCCAGTTAATCGTATTCTACTTCCAAAATATTGGTCCATGTCAATAGAGTTAGCATCTGATAAGATGCTCCAAAACATTGTACACCAAGAAGATGCAGTCCCTGAATCATTATTGCCTCCCGAACGCCAACAAAAGTTTCACCTCCCAGTCAATTTTATGAAGCAGGACCGGGGCTCTTTCGCTCTATTCACAACAGACCTTCCCCATAGCTTTGCTGTAACTAGCTATTATATTGGTATAGTTCGTATTTACATGTGTGGTATTGTTGTAATAGAGTATACGGTTGATTTAATGCATAACTCGACTCTCCATGCAAAAGTCCATTGTGTGGGGGCGAAGCCCTTCTTAATTTACCTTCGTTTCAATAGCATAGGAAAGTCCTGCAGGAATTATCCGTagttatagaaaaataaaaaaatgttgcaTCATtctttaacaaatttaaacatgttaaatagttaattttaaatatttcgttttgtttatttatttattttataaaaaatcaaACAATTAGGCACGCAGAAATTTACCTCGTCCAACCAAACACTCGCACTTGTGTGATGAAAAGACAAAAGGAGGGTTTGAGTTGAGCATAAGAATCTCGGTTCGAGCCACTGCTTAATCCAGAACAGAAGTTGTCGAATGCCCCTATCTGTAACAAGCtaagaataatattttttttcatcgaatttgaagagttctatcaccaattTGAATAAAGAAACGACACCCCTGAAGATGATAACTTATATCACCTgatcttatttttattgtttcaTTTAAAATCATCTTAACTCACCCAAACTTTTTATCCACTCAAATGGCTTTGCAAAAAAACACATAATCAAGCAATCTAACATTTAACTCAACCAAATAAACAGTATGGACCAAATTGAAACTAATCCCACATAAACTTTAAACATCAACTGTGGTGGTAGTCATTCGACTCGGTGGGGTTGCACTACTCCAGGCATTACGCATAGTAGCATGGATTCCCATTCCTCACTCCTTCCTAAGTTTATTACAAAGAACTTTTggctttcttcctctctttccaTGGCGACCAAGAAAGGTGCATGGTGATGGTGGGTGCATTTAATTTTCCTACTCTCTTTCcccctctcttttttttttgtaaaagaaaaaattataataataataagatgTGGTGTCTCTGTTGGAGAATCCACAAACCATGCTTGCAAAGCTTGAAGGAGTGTGCGTCCTTTGTTTGCGTGCACACCGTAGGGCCCTCCCTTCAAGTCTCCTCCATTATGAATCCTTCAACCGCACAAACATTGTCGCTGTTGTATGAAAAAGCATTGTTAATGTTTGTGCTGCGGTTGACTTGGTATACAAATCCAAATGAACCAGCCATCAATCTGAAGTCTTCTAAACTGTCGATCCTCCACACGACACATGTTCCTTGACCTATGACCACACTAACCATGATTAGCATGGCCTTAATTATGCCACAAAACCCCCACTTTACCTAAAGCAACAAAAGAACTACCCTCCCGAATATAATCCTCATCCCTTAACCCAAAAGCAGGGCACATATACCCCACGCTACTTAACGAGTGGACCGCAGGAGAGCCCTTCCCTTAATCCCTCTTTCCTTTTGTTCCCTCAACCCTAAGCAAAGGCAGCATGACCCCGAAAGAAGACTTAAAGCTACTTTGTCCAATCCTTGAGGGATTAAACAAACTGTGAGCAAATCTTTCACCTTGAGACCTCAAGATTTGGTATCATAGCATGCTTTCTTAACATCCCTGGGTCTGTGTACATCTTTTGTTATAATATACGGTCAAGAACAAgggcaagaaaaaaaaaaatgcttcaTGACTAATAAAATGAACAATGGGCAAGAAGAATATACGGCTTTTCTTAAAGTGCATTTAAAGTAGTGTTATTGACTTTTGAAACTTTTTTTGTTGTTGCTTAAtgatcaatttttttaataatttttcttaatttatttatgttcatgCATCCTCACTTCCTTTGATGCTTTGTATCTTCTTGTGCCTCATATTCCTTCTTTTCTCGTTGTAAGTGGAAATCTGATGCAATATTAAATACGcattaaaaagagaaaaaatattttatcaaaatataatgTGAAACTAAATCACATTATGTTTGAAATTTTACAAAATGTAATAAAAAATGGAAGcctacaattatatatatattttgttcatTTGGTAATGGGCAATTCTGCAATACAACAAAATGGCGAGGGTGGAATGGAACTATATCGTTCAAACTATGGTTCGTGGCAGCAAACTCAACTCGGGTCAATATATTCTTTGACAGCGTCGCATTTATGAAGCATTATGACCTCGAAGGGCAATTAATAATCAAGAACTACATCGCAGTACAATTAAGGTACTAGTAAATTGGCGTGACCAGTGAGGGTATTTTAGTCCGAAGAGTTCCATAAAGAGCCACGCCTCTGGGCTTTCTCCCCTCGTGATCGCTCGGTGCCCAAGAAGGAAAGATTCGTCCTCTCCCTCCCTCGCGATCGTTGCCTCGCTCGCTCGTGCTCTTACCTCCAGCGCGTGCGATTCGGTCTTTTTGGTGTCCGGCATCGACGCGGAGGGGTAAGATCCGTGGTGTTCCCCGAGGAATTGTGTTTTTCGTTAGTGTATGTTGGGCTACTTGAAGTTATCTCGGTTGTGGTTCTTGATTCAGTTTTCATCTGATAGGCGATTTTTGGAGTCTTGGGATTTGGTTTTTCTATGATATTGTATCATGCTTAAGATCGAGTCTTTATTCGCATTTTTCGTGGCATCATGTGTCTTGTTGCTTTGATTTGGGAGCTTCTAGTCTTCCGCTTTCTTTCTCCTTGAAGGGGTTCTCCCTTTGCCGGCTTTGCGCACATTAAAGTTACAACTCTTCGCAGTAGCTCATGCAACAAATCAACTTAGACTTCGGTTTCATTCCGGCAATTGCTTTCAGTGGAGATCTTTGTATGTGACTTGACGAGTCGCAGGAGCGCATTTGTTACCCGGAAGCTACTTCCAAGGTTATCTAGGTTCGACTGCATCtatcggtttttttttttttgggtaaaaAGAATTTATCAAACATTATCGGTTATATTGCTAGATTATGGAGTTTCAGTTGCAAGTTTACACCTTTTTTCCTTTTAAAGTTTTCGTTTACTTTTAGAAGAATTGATAACTCACTGTACTTCAGGACAGCCAATCTCATGTTTGGGCTTTGATATTGATTTTTGTTGTTGCAGGAATTCCAAGCTGTGAGAGGtggaaaattaaattttggtggTAAACGATTTAGAACAATATGCGGCGGCTGAGTCTATCTGCTGATGTTTACCGCAGAGTTATTTCTTTGAACTTGTATTGTAGGGTGATTCTGTAACTCATTTCTTCCTCCCATGGTTCTTTCCTTCTAACGTTCCCTCTCCTTTCTGGTTCTGGTATTAAAACTCCCTTTCTTTGGAATGCTCTCTTGAATTGGTTCTACTTTTCTGGTTCAGGCATCAAAGCTCTCTTTTATTTGAGATAGCAGCAACCCCAATGTTTTCTCATGCCTTGCGCTCCTCTTCCATCTTAATCTGTACTTTGCTTGTTTAGGTATCGTTTGTGTTTCGTTCATCTCGATTTCTTTGTGCTTTGTTGGTTTATTGGACTGGTTCGTATATTAGAGGAAAGAATTGTAGGAATGGTGTGTCAAGCAGCAACAAGAACCGCATTCCGAGCTTTGAAACATGAGAATGGAATCGCTGGTAGCACCACTATAATCATTAGGGTCATCGCTTGTTTCCAACCATTGCAAGATTGCCAGGTAAAATTGAAAACCCGCCATGGCCTGCTGTGGTATTGAGAACAGAAAAAAGCTATTTTCACTGGCTTGACTAATTTTTGCATTTTCAACAGGCTGAATACTTCCGCCACCTCCTGAAGCCTGTTACGTAAATTATTCTCTCGCTTGCAGTTTATCTTCAATCAAAATCTTGGTTTTCTTATCTTCTTCTTTTGGTAGAGTTTCGGGAATAATTTGGAATTACCATTTGCCTGAGGTAAAACATGAGTTTTTATTCGTTTTTGATCCATCTCGTCCATCATAGTTAATTCATGGATCTATTTAAATCAACTTATACTTGCTCTCAGGTGATTGATTTGGGTATTTGTTGATGGACCAAGAAAATAATACCCCCATCAATTCGCAGTGCCTACCGTGGCAATTTAGTAACATGGTATCTGCTAGAAATAATACACAATTTGCTACCATGCCTCAGGACTCCATTTCAATGCTCTCCTCTGCATTTGTTAATCCATCTGCTAGTCTCTTTCCAGTAACTTCTGCAATACCTTTCCCTGGTTTCTACACCTATACTTATATTCAGAAGACATCACCCCTCATTCCTCCGATTTCATCTCATGGagttcttgaattaggctcaaaTAAAAGACACCTAGTTTTTGATCAGATAAGAGATGGAAGGAGCTTCATCTGTAACTCAGCTAGTGTCCCTGATCCATGCATCGACTCTGTGAACCCAGGTTTTGACCTGCAGGGAAACCCTGTAACAAGTGTAGCCAATGGACATGGAGCTGATGAGATGCGCGAAGACACAGAAGAAATTGATGCA contains:
- the LOC122012319 gene encoding dolichyl-diphosphooligosaccharide--protein glycosyltransferase subunit 4A-like; its protein translation is MIDDQDLGFFANFLGIFIFVLVIAYHYVVADPKYEGN
- the LOC122012321 gene encoding transcription factor SAC51-like isoform X1, whose translation is MDQENNTPINSQCLPWQFSNMVSARNNTQFATMPQDSISMLSSAFVNPSASLFPVTSAIPFPGFYTYTYIQKTSPLIPPISSHGVLELGSNKRHLVFDQIRDGRSFICNSASVPDPCIDSVNPGFDLQGNPVTSVANGHGADEMREDTEEIDALLYSDSDFNNGDEETSTGHSPAEPEVVERTFSEVASSILPAKRRRIDVNDEFDVSLFNTASSQVLHCSDILTDHRNKQDDNNSASSCFKAVYTDQNEENRVFKRAKIQETLGILRKIIPGGNCKDAITVLDEAINYLNSLKLKAQLLESFP
- the LOC122012321 gene encoding uncharacterized protein LOC122012321 isoform X2, translated to MDQENNTPINSQCLPWQFSNMVSARNNTQFATMPQDSISMLSSAFVNPSASLFPVTSAIPFPGFYTYTYIQKTSPLIPPISSHGVLELGSNKRHLVFDQIRDGRSFICNSASVPDPCIDSVNPGFDLQGNPVTSVANGHGADEMREDTEEIDALLYSDSDFNNGDEETSTGHSPAEPEVVERTFSEITGTNRMITILHLAALKQYILIRMKRTGYSKELKFRKHLAY